In Perognathus longimembris pacificus isolate PPM17 chromosome 23, ASM2315922v1, whole genome shotgun sequence, a single genomic region encodes these proteins:
- the Cacna1h gene encoding voltage-dependent T-type calcium channel subunit alpha-1H isoform X3 yields MFRPCEDVECRSERCHILEAFDDFIFAFFAVEMVIKMVALGLFGQKCYLGDTWNRLDFFIVMAGMMEYSLDGHNVSLSAIRTVRVLRPLRAINRVPSMRILVTLLLDTLPMLGNVLLLCFFVFFIFGIVGVQLWAGLLRNRCFLDSAFVRNNNLTFLRPYYQTEEGEENPFICSSRRDNGMQKCSHIPSRRELRVQCTLGWEAYGQPQAEGTGASRNACINWNQYYNVCRSGDFNPHNGAINFDNIGYAWIAIFQVITLEGWVDIMYYVMDAHSFYNFIYFILLIIVGSFFMINLCLVVIATQFSETKQRENQLMREQRARYLSNDSTLASFSEPGSCYEELLKYMGHVFRKVKRRSLRLYARWRSQGCKKVDPSSALHGRGPGSRPHRAGRNTASVHHLVYHHHHHHHHHYHFSHGGPRRPSPEPGTSENRLVPAGVPPSSPPSGHGPQDSESVHSIYHADCHVEGPQERARAAQAAATAAASLKLASGLGAMNYPTILPSGMGSGKDSIGPGPKGKQPAGVPSTAGCSPLSPYEKIQHAVGEHGLGQAPSHLSGLSVPCPLPIPQAGTLACQLKSCPYCTSALEDPEQELSGSESGDSDTHGVYEFTRDVQHSDRRDPMRSPEDSVAPGSPQRPAQQQGASGQPRGLGHMWASFSGKLSRIVDSKYFNRGIMVAILINTLSMGVEYHEQPDELTNALEISNIVFTSMFALEMLLKLLACGPLGYIRNPYNIFDGIIVVISVWEIVGQADGGLSVLRTFRLLRVLKLVRFLPALRRQLVVLMKTMDNVATFCMLLMLFIFIFSILGMHLFGCKFSLKTDTGDTVPDRKNFDSLLWAIVTVFQILTQEDWNVVLYNGMASTSSWAALYFVALMTFGNYVLFNLLVAILVEGFQAEGDATRSDTDEDKTSTHFEEDFDKFRDLCATEMKMYSLAVTPNGHLEGQGSLPPPLIMHTAATPMPTPKSSPHLDTAHSLLDSRRGSSSSIDPQLGDQKSLASHRSSPCTPWGPGSAWSSRRSSWNSLGRAPSLKRHNQSGERESLLSGEGKGSTDDETEDSKPGAGTRPDSSTGPRTTPLRRAESLGHRSTLDSRPPRPAALLSAKIHDCNGQMVALPSEFFLSIDSHKEDAVEFDDDVEDSCCFRLHKVLEPYTPQWCRSRETWALYLFSQQNRLRVSCQKVIAHKMFDHVVLVFIFLNCITIALERPDIDPSSTERAFLSVSNYIFTAIFVTEMMVKVVALGLLWGEHAYLQSSWNVLDGLLVLVSLVDIIVAMASAGGAKILGILRVLRLLRTLRPLRVISRAPGLKLVVETLISSLRPIGNIVLICCAFFIIFGILGVQLFKGKFYYCEGADTRNISTKAECRAAHYRWVRRKYNFDNLGQALMSLFVLSSKDGWVNIMYDGLDAVGVDQQPVQNHNPWMLLYFISFLLIVSFFVLNMFVGVVVENFHKCRQHQEAEEARRREEKRLRRLERRRRSTFPNPEAQRRPYYADYSHTRRSIHSLCTSHYLDLFITFIIGLNVITMSMEHYNQPKSLDEALKYCNYVFTIVFVFEAALKLVAFGFRRFFKDRWNQLDLAIVLLSIMGIALEEIEMNAALPINPTIIRIMRVLRIARVLKLLKMATGMRALLDTVVQALPQVGNLGLLFMLLFFIYAALGVELFGRLECSEDNPCEGLSRHATFTNFGMAFLTLFRVSTGDNWNGIMKDTLRECSREDKHCLSYLPALSPVYFVTFVLVAQFVLVNVVVAVLMKHLEENNKEAREAAEADAEADAELELAMAQGPPRTAQESPGSGLGAASLVVRKVSVSRMLSLPNDSYMFRPVVPATGPQVHPLQEVEVEAYTGRPPSGQVTSTRSLAPGSCASLQAPSSPPSPARSGDPLRACSPREAARSPSLGRMLCRQEAVHPELLDGQASGSGDSVPAVPDSAEPAEKTPLKQVTLGDPLQSPPHSPRPASVRTRKHTFGQRCISSRPPTPGGEEAEVADLADEEVSHITSSAQPWPAAGPHSPAASPVAHGAAGSGQDLRRFCSMDAQGFLNKPGRADTQRWPSMELGIGDSHLDPGEVRGRAPELEPALGARRKKKMSPPCISVDPPTEDEGSTRPPAAEGGSTTLRRRTPSCEAHRDCPEPAEGLGTGGDPAAKGERRAQVSCRAEHLTVPSFAFEPLDVGGSGGDPFLDSGCSVTPGPRASSGPPAPLEFHEAEPPVTPCGPLEKGRGLYLAVPQVPPEKRPLPTAPAPADTQAEPV; encoded by the exons ATGTTCCGGCCCTGTGAGGACGTGGAGTGCCGCTCGGAGCGCTGTCACATCCTGGAG GCTTTCGATGACTTCATCTTTGCCTTCTTTGCTGTGGAAATGGTCATCAAGATGGTGGCCTTGGGGCTGTTTGGGCAGAAGTGCTATCTGGGCGACACCTGGAACAGGCTGGACTTCTTCATAGTAATGGCAGG CATGATGGAGTACTCACTGGATGGACACAACGTGAGCCTCTCGGCCATCCGCACAGTGCGCGTGCTGCGGCCCCTTCGTGCCATCAACCGCGTACCTA GCATGCGGATCCTGGTCACCCTGCTGTTGGACACACTGCCTATGCTGGGCAATGTCCTGCTGCTCTGCTTCTTCGTCTTCTTCATCTTTGGCATCGTTGGTGTCCAGCTCTGGGCCGGCCTCCTGCGGAACCGCTGCTTCCTGGACAGCGCCTTCGTCAG GAACAACAACCTGACATTCCTGCGGCCATACTACCagacagaggagggagaggagaaccCCTTCATCTGCTCCTCCCGCCGAGACAACGGTATGCAGAAGTGCTCGCACATCCCCAGCCGCCGCGAGCTGCGTGTGCAGTGCACACTGGGCTGGGAGGCATACGGGCAGCCGCAGGCTGAGGGCACTGGTGCCAGCCGCAATGCCTGCATCAACTGGAACCAGTACTACAACGTGTGCCGCTCGGGGGACTTCAACCCCCACAATGGTGCCATCAACTTTGACAACATTGGCTATGCCTGGATCGCCATATTTCAG GTGATCACGCTGGAGGGCTGGGTGGACATCATGTACTATGTCATGGATGCCCACTCATTCTACAACTTCATCTACTTCATCCTGCTCATCATT GTGGGCTCCTTCTTCATGATCAACCTGTGCCTGGTGGTGATTGCCACGCAGTTCTCGGAGACGAAGCAGCGGGAGAACCAGCTGATGCGGGAGCAGCGTGCCCGCTACTTGTCCAATGACAGCACGCTGGCCAGCTTCTCGGAGCCAGGCAGCTGCTATGAGGAGCTGCTCAAGTACATGGGCCATGTCTTCCGCAAGGTGAAGCGCCGCAGCCTGCGCCTCTATGCCCGCTGGCGGAGCCAGGGCTGCAAGAAGGTAGACCCCAGCAGTGCCCTGCATGGCCGGGGCCCCGGGTCACGGCCGCACCGCGCTGGCAGGAACACTGCCTCGGTGCACCATCTAgtctaccaccaccatcaccaccaccaccaccactaccacttcagtcatggcGGTCCACgcaggcccagccctgagccaggcactagtgagaACAGGCTGGTCCCTGCTGGGGTGCCACCCTCCTCTCCGCCCTCAGGACACGGGCCGCAGGACTCTGAGTCTGTGCACAGCATCTACCATGCTGACTGCCACGTGGAGGGGCCCCAGGAGAGGGCAAGGGCCGCACAGGCTGCAGCCACCGCAGCTGCCAGCCTCAAGCTGGCCTCAGGGCTGGGTGCCATGAATTACCCCACCATTCTGCCCTCAGGGATGGGCAGCGGCAAAGACAGCATAGGTCCTGGGCCCAAGGGGAAGCAGCCTGCTGGAGTGCCCAGCACTGCAGGATGCAGCCCACTGAGCCCCTACGAGAAAATCCAGCATGCAGTTGGGGAACATG gactgggccAGGCCCCCAGCCATCTGTCAGGCCTGAGCgtgccctgccccctgcccatcccccaggcgGGCACACTGGCTTGCCAGCTGAAGAGCTGCCCATACTGCACCAGTGCCCTGGAGGACCCTGAGCAGGAGCTGAGTGGCTCAGAGAGCGGGGACTCCGACACTCATGGAGTCTATGAGTTCACGCGGGACGTGCAGCACAGTGACCGGCGTGACCCCATGCGGTCCCCAGAAGACTCGGTGGCCCCGGGCAGCCCCCAGCGGCCAGCTCAGCAGCAGGGGGCctcaggccagcccaggggcCTGGGCCACATGTGGGCTTCCTTCAGCGGCAAGCTGAGCCGCATCGTGGACAGCAAGTACTTCAACCGTGGCATCATGGTGGCCATCCTCATCAACACGCTGAGCATGGGTGTTGAATACCATGAGCAG CCCGATGAGCTCACCAATGCCCTGGAGATCAGCAACATCGTCTTCACTAGCATGTTTGCCCTGGAGATGCTGCTGaagctgctggcctgtggcccgcTGGGCTATATTCGGAACCCCTACAACATCTTCGATGGCATCATTGTGGTCATCAG CGTCTGGGAGATTGTGGGGCAGGCAGATGGTGGACTGTCGGTGCTGCGCACCTTCCGGCTGCTGCGCGTGCTGAAGCTGGTGCGCTTCCTGCCGGCCCTGCGGCGCCAGCTCGTGGTTCTCATGAAGACCATGGACAACGTGGCCACCTTCTGCATGCTGCTCAtgctcttcatcttcatcttcag CATCCTGGGCATGCACCTCTTTGGCTGCAAATTCAGCCTGAAGACAGACACAGGAGACACCGTCCCTGACAGGAAGAACTTTGACTCCTTGCTGTGGGCCATCGTCACTGTGTTCCAG ATCCTGACTCAGGAGGACTGGAATGTGGTGCTCTACAACGGCATGGCCTCTACCTCGTCCTGGGCTGCCCTCTACTTCGTGGCGCTCATGACCTTCGGCAACTACGTGCTCTTCAACCTGCTGGTGGCCATCCTGGTGGAGGGCTTCCAGGCagag GGTGACGCCACCAGATCCGACACCGACGAGGACAAGACATCCACCCACTTTGAGGAAGACTTTGACAAGTTTAGAGACCTGTGTgccacag AGATGAAGATGTACTCACTGGCAGTGACCCCCAATGGGCACCTGGAGGGTCAAGGcagcctgcccccacccctcatCATGCACACGGCAGCCACACCCATGCCCACCCCCAAGAGCTCCCCACACCTGGACACAGCCCACAGCCTCCTGGACTCCCGGCGTGGCAGCAGCAGCTCCATAGACCCTCAGCTGGGGGACCAGAAGTCTCTG GCCAGCCACCGCAGCTCCCCCTGCACCCCTTGGGGCCCTGGCAGTGCCTGGAGCAGCCGGCGCTCGAGCTGGAACAGCCTGGGCCGTGCACCCAGCCTCAAGCGCCATAACCAGAGTGGGGAGCGTGAGTCCCTGCTGTCGGGTGAGGGCAAAGGCAGCACAGATGATGAGACGGAGGACAGCAAGCCTGGAGCAGGGACCCGCCCAGACTCCTCAACAGGGCCCCGCACCACCCCCCTGCGTCGGGCTGAGTCCCTGGGCCACCGAAGCACACTGGACTCCCGGCCCCCGCGGCCAGCCGCCCTCCTGTCTGCCAAAATTCATGACTGCAATGGGCAGATGGTGGCCCTCCCCAGTGAGTTCTTCCTGAGCATTGACAGCCACAAGGAGGATGCGGTGGAGTTTGATGACGACGTGGAGGAT AGCTGCTGCTTCCGCCTGCACAAGGTGCTGGAGCCCTATACCCCCCAGTGGTGCCGTAGCCGTGAGACCTGGGCCCTGTACCTCTTCTCGCAGCAGAACAG GCTGCGAGTCTCCTGCCAGAAGGTCATCGCACACAAGATGTTTGACCACGTGGTCCTTGTCTTCATCTTCCTCAACTGCATCACCATCGCCCTGGAGAGACCTGATATTGACCCCAGCAGCACC GAACGGGCCTTCCTCAGTGTCTCCAACTACATCTTCACAGCCATCTTTGTGACAGAGATGATGGTGAAG GTGGTGGCCCTGGGCCTGCTATGGGGTGAGCACGCCTACCTGCAAAGCAGCTGGAATGTGCTAGATGGGCTGCTGGTCCTGGTGTCCCTGGTAGACATCATTGTGGCCATGGCCTCTGCGGGTGGCGCGAAGATCCTGGGCATCCTGCGGGTGCTGCGCCTGCTTCGGACACTGCGGCCTCTGAG GGTCATCAGCAGGGCTCCAGGCCTCAAGTTGGTGGTGGAAACGCTGATCTCATCGCTCAGGCCCATCGGCAACATTGTGCTTATTTGCTGCGCTTTCTTCATCATCTTTGGTATCCTGGGGGTGCAG CTCTTCAAGGGCAAGTTCTACTATTGTGAGGGTGCAGACACCAGAAACATCTCCACCAAGGCCGAGTGCAGGGCGGCCCACTACCGCTGGGTGCGGCGCAAGTACAACTTTGACAACCTGGGACAG GCACTGATGTCTCTGTTCGTGCTGTCCTCCAAGGATGGCTGGGTGAACATCATGTACGATGGGCTGGATGCCGTGGGCGTCGACCAGCAG CCTGTACAGAACCACAACCCCTGGATGCTGCTGTATTTCATCTCCTTCCTGCTCATCgtcagcttctttgtgctcaacatGTTCGTGGGTGTAGTGGTAGAGAATTTCCACAAGTGTCGGCAGcaccaggaggcagaggaggcacGCAGGAGGGAGGAGAAGCGGCTCCGGCGCCTGGAGCGGAGGCGCAGGA GCACTTTCCCCAACCCAG agGCCCAGCGCCGGCCCTACTATGCTGATTACTCCCACACACGCCGCTCCATCCACTCACTGTGCACCAGCCACTACCTGGACCTCTTCATCACCTTCATCATCGGCCTCAATGTCATCACCATGTCCATGGAACACTACAACCAGCCCAAG TCACTGGACGAGGCCCTCAAGTACTGCAACTATGTGTTCACCATCGTCTTTGTCTTTGAGGCCGCGCTCAAGCTGGTGGCCTTCGGCTTCCGGCGGTTCTTCAAGGACAG GTGGAACCAGCTAGACCTGGCCATTGTCCTGTTGTCCATCATGGGCATTGCACTGGAGGAGATCGAGATGAATGCTGCGCTGCCCATCAACCCCACCATCATCCGCATCATGCGGGTGCTTCGCATTGCCCGTG TACTGAAGCTGCTTAAGATGGCCACGGGTATGCGGGCCCTGCTGGACACGGTGGTTCAAGCCCTTCCCCAG GTAGGGAACCTTGGCCTTCTTTTTATGCTCCTGTTTTTTATCTATGCTgccctgggagtggagctgttcGGGAGGCTGG AGTGCAGCGAGGACAACCCCTGCGAGGGCCTGAGCAGGCATGCCACTTTCACCAACTTCGGCATGGCCTTCCTCACACTGTTCCGCGTGTCCACAGGGGACAACTGGAACGGGATCATGAAG GACACGCTGCGGGAGTGCTCCAGGGAGGACAAGCACTGCCTCAGCTACCTGCCTGCACTGTCACCTGTCTACTTTGTCACCTTCGTGCTGGTGGCACAATTTGTGCTGGTCAATGTGGTGGTGGCTGTACTCATGAAGCACCTGGAGGAGAACAACAAGGAGGCCCGGGAGGCTGCAGAGGCAGATGCAGAGGCAGACGCGGAGCTGGAGCTGGCCATGGCACAGGGACCCCCTCGCACGGCACAG GAGAGCCCAGGCTCCGGGCTCGGCGCTGCAAGCCTGGTTGTACGCAAGGTGTCCGTGTCCAGAATGCTCTCACTGCCCAACGACAGCTACATGTTCCGGCCGGTGGTGCCCGCCACGGGCCCCCAGGTGCACCCActgcaggaggtggaggtggaggcctACACGGGCCGCCCGCCCTCAG GCCAGGTCACCTCCACTCGCTCGCTGGCCCCGGGGTCCTGTGCATCCCTCCAGGCCCCATCGAGCCCACCCTCCCCAGCTAGGAGCGGCGACCCCCTACGTGCCTGCTCCCCACGAGAAGCAGCCCGCTCCCCCAGCCTTGGCCGCATGCTCTGCAGACag GAGGCTGTGCATCCTGAGCTCCTGGATGGACAAGCCAGTGGCTCTGGGGACAGCGTCCCAGCTGTCCCCGACTCCGCAGAGCCTGCAGAGAAGACGCCACTGAAGCAGGTGACCTTGGGGGACCCACTGCAGTCCCCACCCCACTCTCCGCGACCTGCCAGCGTCCGCACCCGCAAGCACACCTTTGGCCAGCGCTGCATCTCCAGCCGGCCACCCACCCCGGGAGGGGAAGAGGCCGAAGTTGCGGACCTGGCTGACGAGGAGGTCAGCCACATCACCAGCTCTGCTCAGCCCTGGCCTGCAGCTGGGCCCCACAGCCCTGCGGCCTCCCCAGTGGCCCATGGGGCAGCAGGCAGTGGGCAGGATCTGCGCCGGTTCTGTAGCATGGATGCCCAGGGCTTCCTGAACAAGCCAGGCCGGGCAGACACACAGAGGTGGCCTTCCATGGAGCTGGGCATTGGGGACAGTCACCTAGACCCTGGGGAGGTGAGGGGCCGGGCTCCAGAGTTGGAGCCAGCCCTGGGGGCACGCAGGAAGAAGAAGATGAGCCCCCCCTGCATCTCGGTGGACCCCCCCACAGAGGACGAGGGCTCTACTCGGCCCCCGGCAGCAGAGGGTGGAAGCACTACCCTGCGACGCAGAACCCCCTCCTGTGAGGCCCACAGGGACTGCCCAGAGCCcgctgagggcctgggcacaggcGGGGACCCGGCAGCCAAGGGGGAGCGGCGGGCCCAAGTGTCCTGCCGGGCCGAGCATCTCACCGTGCCCAGCTTCGCCTTTGAGCCCCTGGATGTGGGGGGCTCTGGGGGAGACCCATTCTTGGACAGTGGCTGCAGTGTGACCCCAGGGCCCAGAGCTTCCTCAGGGCCCCCTGCACCCTTGGAATTCCACGAAGCAGAGCCTCCTGTGACCCcctgtgggcccctggagaaggGGCGGGGGCTGTACCTCGCCGTTCCCCAGGTCCCGCCTGAGAAACGGCCTCTGCCAACTGCCCCTGCCCCAGCGGACACCCAAGCTGAGCCTGTGTAG